One genomic segment of Primulina eburnea isolate SZY01 unplaced genomic scaffold, ASM2296580v1 ctg633_ERROPOS900000, whole genome shotgun sequence includes these proteins:
- the LOC140821565 gene encoding capsanthin/capsorubin synthase, chromoplastic-like, whose protein sequence is METLFSAAPLSLVPFSKPNSSIGTQFFRPITKTHTRNDRQLCQSSKFSSFLDLEPISKPETLDFDVPWFDPTVRRPIFDVIIIGAGPAGLRLAELVSSRGIKVCCIDPSPLSMWPNNYGVWVDEFESLGLEDCLDKTWPMTRVYVNDRKSKYLDRAYGRVARKELKFRLLSGCVTNGVKFHKAKVWKVEHEEFESAVTCDDGSKLKAGLIVDASGFTSSFIEYDKPRNQGYQIAHGILAEVEHHPFDLDKMVLMDWRDSHLGNEPYLRASNSRFPTFLYVMPFDSNLVFLEETSLVSRPVLSYMEVKKRMVARLRHLGIRVRTVIEDEKCLIPMGGPLPQIPQSVMAIGGNSGIVHPATGYTVAQTMALAPVLADVISECLGSTRMIRGTQLYHRTWNRLWPLERRCTREYYNFGMETLLKLDLNGTRRFFDAFFELDPYYWHGFLSARLSLGELIKLGFSLFNNASNPSRWDLVTKCPAPLVKMMGNMTIDTI, encoded by the coding sequence ATGGAAACTCTCTTCAGCGCAGCTCCACTTTCTTTAGTTCCTTTTTCAAAGCCAAATTCATCAATCGGCACTCAATTTTTTCGTCCGATTACTAAAACTCATACGAGAAATGATCGTCAACTATGCCAGAGCAGCAAATTTTCTAGTTTTCTCGACTTGGAGCCTATATCCAAACCAGAAACTTTAGACTTCGACGTCCCGTGGTTTGATCCTACCGTCAGGCGTCCTATATTCGATGTGATCATAATTGGCGCCGGCCCAGCTGGTTTACGGCTCGCTGAGCTAGTGTCCAGTCGTGGAATTAAGGTATGTTGCATTGATCCTTCGCCCCTTTCTATGTGGCCAAATAACTATGGTGTTTGGGTTGATGAATTTGAAAGTTTGGGACTTGAAGATTGTTTGGATAAAACATGGCCGATGACTCGTGTTTATGTTAATGATCGTAAGTCTAAGTATTTGGACCGTGCGTATGGTAGAGTCGCTCGGAAGGAGCTGAAATTCAGGTTGTTGTCTGGTTGCGTCACAAATGGTGTCAAATTTCATAAAGCCAAGGTTTGGAAGGTGGAGCACGAGGAATTTGAGTCCGCTGTTACTTGTGATGATGGCTCCAAGTTAAAAGCAGGCTTAATCGTTGATGCTAGTGGCTTTACGAGTAGTTTTATAGAGTATGACAAGCCAAGAAACCAAGGTTATCAGATTGCTCATGGTATTTTGGCCGAAGTTGAACATCATCCGTTTGATTTGGATAAGATGGTTTTAATGGATTGGCGGGATTCCCACCTTGGAAATGAGCCATACTTACGTGCTAGCAATTCAAGATTTCCAACTTTTTTGTATGTCATGCCTTTTGATTCAAACTTGGTATTCCTTGAGGAGACTTCCCTTGTTAGCCGGCCTGTGTTGTCATACATGGAGGTGAAGAAACGGATGGTGGCGAGGCTGAGGCATTTAGGCATACGAGTGAGGACTGTGATTGAGGATGAGAAATGCTTGATTCCAATGGGCGGGCCTCTTCCACAGATTCCTCAGAGTGTGATGGCGATAGGTGGGAATTCGGGGATTGTTCATCCTGCAACTGGCTACACAGTGGCTCAGACAATGGCCCTCGCCCCCGTGTTAGCAGATGTTATTTCCGAGTGCCTTGGCTCGACTAGAATGATAAGAGGGACACAGCTGTATCATAGAACATGGAACAGGTTGTGGCCTTTGGAGAGGAGATGCACCAGGGAGTATTATAATTTTGGtatggagactttattgaaaCTTGATTTGAATGGGACTCGCAGATTTTTTGATGCTTTCTTTGAGCTTGATCCTTACTACTGGCATGGATTCCTCTCAGCAAGATTATCACTTGGAGAGCTTATCAAGTTGGGCTTCTCCCTCTTTAATAATGCGTCAAATCCTTCAAGATGGGATTTGGTAACAAAGTGCCCTGCGCCCTTGGTGAAAATGATGGGCAATATGACCATTGATACCATTTGA